GACCGCGCCCGCGAGGTACCTCACGTTGGCCGGGCGGGTGACGAGCGCCGTCGCGCTGCCGCCCGCCGCGCAGCGCTCCCGAAGCCGCTCGCGTCGCGCCGCGTACACCTCTGACATAAATCGAGCCTACGAGCGTCGACGCGATGTCGCCGTTCCAGCGGGGCCGGATGGGCGGTAGGCGGTCGCCGGTGAGAGGGAGGCACCGCGGGCGGGGGCCAGGGGGCTGGTTCCGCGACTGCGATCAGCGGGCCCGACAGGCGGCGCGACCTGACTCGTGGGGCGGCGCCCCAGAGGGCCGACACGTCGGAGGCAAGTACCCGGGCGGTAGTCCTGGGTGCCGTCGGCCGCGCTGCACCCCCGCCTGGGGCGCGGCGCGCGCCGCGCCATGGCGGTCCGGACATGGGCGGGGGCGACACCAAGGATGCGGCCCCCCGACGGAGTCACCGACGACGCTGTGCCGCCGGCCGCCCGGCGCTCCTCCACCGATGCCGTGCGGCCGACGGGTTACGCCGGTGCCGCGGGGCTACCACTGCGGTGGGCTCGCGATGGAGCGGGCGAGGACCTCGTCCAGGACGCGGGCCGTGGACGGGACGTCGAGCTGGGAGTTGTCGATGATGGGGAGCCCGGAGCCGTACCAGCCGGCCATCCGGCCGTGGATACGGGCGACTTCCTCGTCGGTCAGGCGGCGGTTTCCGGAGCGCTCGGCGTTGCGCTCCAGGACTATCTCCAGGCCCGGCAACAACACCACGGGCAGCAACCCCGGCCCGACGTGTCGCTTCCAGCCGCCGAGGCCGACGACCGGGCGGTCCGGGAAGACCGCGTCGTCGAGGATGCAGGAGATGCCGTTCGCCAGGAAGTTCCGCGCGGCGAAGCCGCAGGTGCGGCGGGCCAGGCGGTACTGCGCCTCCGAATGGTCGTTCCACCCCGACTGCGGATCGGCGAAGCCCGAGCGCACCCATTCCCGTACGTCGTCGAGGCTGATGTGGGCGGTCGGCACCCGGCGGTGGTCCGCCCAGTACTTGGCGACGCTCGTCTTGCCCGCACCCGCGGGCCCGATGAGCAGCACGGCGAGGGTGGTCGCCGCGGGGTCGGGAGCGCCCGGGGCGCTGGGCATGGCGACCGGGCCGCCCGGGGGCAGCTGCACATGGCCCGTCGTGTCGGGGATCGGCGCCGCGGGGGCGTGCTGCGGGGGCGCGGGATGCGGCAGGTGCGAGGGGGGCGCCGGATGTCCCGGCGGCGGACCGGTGAAGCCGGGGGCGGGTGGGCTGGTGGGCGCCGGACCGGCGGGGCCGCCCGGGTGTCCCGGGTGCTGTGCGGTCGGCGACCAGCCGTCGGCGGCGGGTCCTTGCCCCGGCTGGTGGGGCGGCGGCAGCGGAGCCCCCACTGCGTGCTGCATCCGGTGCCACTCCGTCTCGTGAATCTCTTCGCCCATTCGCTCGCGGCAGGCGATCGACGCCGCGAGCGGAGCCTCCCGCTCTCCCCCACAGCCTGAAGGGCGCGGGAGGGATCCCCACCGAACGGTACCTTCCCCGGCCGTCGTTGTGTGAACGGCCGGGGAAGCCGGGGAGTGCCCATGAACGGAGGGCAAACAGGGCCAAGTAGGGGCCCGTTGGGAGCTACTCCCCCACTTCGCCGTAAGCCGCGAGGAGCACCGCCGGGTCGGGGCCCTCCAGGACGGTCGGCTTGGCCAGCCCGTCGAGAACGATGAAGCGCAGCAGATTGCCGCGGGACTTCTTGTCGACCTTCATGTTCTCCAGCAGCTTGGGCCACTGGTCGTAGCGGTAACTGAGCGGGAGGCCGACGGACTCCAGGATCGTGCGGTGGCGGTCGGCCGTCGCGTCGTCCAGACGGCCCGCCAGTCGGCCGAGTTCGGCGGCGAAGTGCATGCCGACGGAGACGGCCGCGCCGTGCCGCCACTTGTAGCGCTCGTTCTTCTCGATGGCGTGCGCGAGGGTGTGGCCGTAGTTGAGGATCTCGCGCAGCCCCGACTCCTTGAGGTCGCCGGAGACGACCTCGGCCTTCACCTTGATGGAACGCTCGATGAGCTCCGCGGTGTGCGGGCCCGCGGGCGTCCGCGCCGCCTCGGGGTCGGACTCGATGAGCTCGAGGATCACCGGGTCGGCGATGAAGCCGGCCTTGATGATCTCGGCGAGCCCGGAGACGAAGTCGTTGACCGGCAGCGAGTCGAGCGAGGCCAGGTCGCAGAGCACGCCCGCGGGCGGGTGGAAGGAGCCGACGAGGTTCTTGCCCTCGGCGGTGTTGATGCCGGTCTTGCCGCCGACCGCCGCGTCCACCATGCCGAGCACGGTGGTGGGAACGGCGATCCACCGCACCCCGCGCAGCCAGGTCGCCGCGACGAACCCGGCGAGGTCGGTGGTGGCGCCGCCGCCCACGCCGACGATGACGTCGGTGCGGGTGAAGCCGGACTGGCCGAGCGCCTTCCAGCAGTAGGCGGCGACCTCCGCGGTCTTGGCCTCCTCCGCGTTGGGCACCTGGATGGCGACGGCCTCGAAGCCCTGTCCGGCCAGGTCGGCGCGGAGCGCGTCCCCGGTCTCGGCGAGCGCCTCGGGGTGGATGATCGCGACACGCTGGGCTCTGTCGCCGATCAACGCGCCCAGTTCACCGAGGAGTTGACGGCCCACCAGGACCTCGTACGGGTCGGTGCCCGCGGTGCCGCCGACCTGGATACGCGTCACTGCCTCGCTCATGCTTCCTTCAACTCCAGTGCGTCGAGGACGGCTTGGGCGACCTCTTCGGGGGTGCGGCCGTCGGTGGGCACGACCGCGCGGGCGACTTCTGTGTACAGGTGGCGGCGGGCCTCCATCAGCTCGCGCCACTGCCGGCGCGGGTTCACGGCGAGCAGCGGACGGGCCGCGTTCAGGCCGGTGCGCTGGACCGCCTCCTCGACGTCCATGGAGAGGTAGACGACCCGGTGCCCGGCGAGCAGCGCGCGGGTGTCGGCGTCGAGGATCGAGCCCCCACCCAGCGCCAGTACTCCCTCGTGCTCGGCCAGCGCCTTGCGCACGGCGCTCTTCTCGATGGCGCGGAAGGCCGGCTCACCCTCGTCGACGAAGATGTCGGCGATGGTGCGGCCCTGCTCGGCCACGATGTCGTCGTCCGTGTCGCGGTAGGCGCAGCCGAGCCGGGCCGCGACCAGCGCGCCGACGGTGGACTTGCCGACACCCATCGGCCCGACGAGGACGACCAGTGGTCCAGCGGTCACCGCACGACCAGGTTCTCGAGGTAGGACTCGACGTTGCGCCGCGTCTCGGGCACGCTGTCGCCGCCGAACTTCTCGGCCACCGCGTCCGCGAGGACGAGGGCGACCATGGCCTCGGCGACGATTCCGGCGGCCGGGACCGCACAGACGTCGGAGCGCTGGTGGTGGGCCTTGGCGGCCTCGCCGGTCGCGACGTCGATCGTGGCCAGCGCGCGCGGCACGGTCGCGATCGGCTTCATCGCGGCGCGTACGCGCAGCAGCTCGCCGGTGGTCAGACCGCCCTCGGTGCCGCCGGAGCGGCCGGAGGTGCGGCGGATGCCGTCCTCGGTGTGGACGATCTCGTCGTGGGCCTTGGAGCCGGGCACGCGGGCCAGTTCGAAGCCGTCGCCGACCTCGACGCCCTTGATCGCCTGGATGCCCATGAGCGCGGCCGCGAGCCGGGCGTCGAGGCGCCGGTCCCAGTGCACGTGCGAGCCGAGGCCCACCGGCACGCCGTACGCGAGCACCTCGACGACGCCGCCGAGCGTGTCGCCGTCCTTGTGGGCCTGGTCGATCTCCGCGACCATCGCCTTCGACGTGTCGGCGTCGAGGCAGCGCACCGGGTCGGCGTCGAGCTTCTCGACGTCCGAGGGCTTGGGGTAGACGCCGTACGGGGCCTTCGCCGCGGCCAGCTCGACGACGTGCGAGACGATCTCGATCCCGGCCGTCTCCTTCAGGTACGAACGGGCCACGGCGCCCAGCGCGACACGGGCCGCGGTCTCCCGGGCGGAGGCGCGCTCCAGGATCGGCCGGGCCTCGTCGAAGCCGTACTTCTGCATGCCCGCGAGGTCGGCGTGGCCGGGCCGGGGCCGGGTCAGCGGCGCGTTGCGGGCCACCTCCGCCAGCACCGACGGGTCGACCGGGTCGGCCGCCATGACCTGCTCCCACTTGGGCCACTCGGTGTTGCCGACCATGACGGCCACCGGCGAGCCGAGGGTGAGACCGTGCCGGACACCGCCCAGGAAGGTGACCTCGTCGCGCTCGAACTTCATCCGGGCACCGCGTCCATAGCCCAGGCGCCGCCGGGCGAGGTGGTCCGCCACCATCTCCGTGGTGATCGGCACGCCGGCGGGAAGGCCCTCCAGCGTCGCGACAAGTGCGGGACCGTGGGACTCCCCCGCGGTCAGCCAGCGCAACCTGCTCAACGGTGCTCCTCATGCTCGCGCCCTGGTACTGCTGCTGCGTACACGCGTCCTCGTGTACGGCGTCGGCGCGACCGGGTGCGCGGCCCGGGCCCGCCACCTCCGATCCTCCCACGTCCGGGCGCGGTGCCCCGCCGCAGGTCCATCAGGCGGGACGGCGCCCGGCCCGCCGCCGCGGTGCTCAGCGGCTCGCGAGGGCCAGCTCGCCCGCCTTCCGCATGGCGTCGAGGGGCGCCGGGGCGAGTCCGGTCATCCGCTCGACCTGGAGCACCGCCTGGTGCACGAGCAGGTCGAGTCCGCTGACCACGGCACCGCCGTAGCCCGACCAGCGGGCCGCGAGGTCGGTGGGCCACGGGTCGTACAGCACGTCGAAGAGCGTCGCGGGCCGTTCCGGGACGGCGGCGGACAGGGCGTCCGTCGTGCCCGCGGGGGTGGTGGCGATCACGAGCGGGGCGCGCAGGGCCTGCGCGGCGTGCGCCCAGTCCTGCGTACGGACCTCCACGTCGAGCCGCTCGCCCCACTGGCGCATCTCGGCGGCCCGCTCCGCGCTGCGGACGTAGGCGACGACCTCACCGGTGCAGATCCGGGCGAGCGCGGCCAGCGCGGAGGAGGCGGTGGCGCCCGCGCCGAGGATCGCGGCGGAGTCCACCTGCTCGATCCCGCGCTCGCGCAGCGCGGCGACCATCCCGGGGATGTCGGTGTTGTCGCCGACGCGACGGCCGTCCTCGGTGAACACGACCGTGTTGACGGCCTCGACCGAGGCCGCCGTCTCGCTGACCTCGTCGAGCAGCGGGATGACGGCCCGCTTGAGCGGCATGGTCAGCGACAGACCCGCCCACTCGGGACCCAGGTCCCCGAAGAAGCCCGGCAGCGCCGCCTCGTCGATCTCGAAACGGTCGTAGGACCAGTCGCCGAGTCCCAGCTCCCGGTACGCGGTGCGGTGCAGCACCGGGGAGAGGGAATGGGCGATCGGCGAGCCGAGTACCGCGGCCCTTCGGGCGTCAGTTGCCCGAGCTCTCATTGAACTTGTCCTTGAGCTTCTGGAATTCCGCATAGGTCTTGGCGAATTCGGTGTTGCTCTGACCGTCGGTCGCCACGAAATAGACCCAGCCGTCGCTGGTCGGGTTCAACGTCGCCTTGATCGCGTCGTCACCGGGGTTGCCGATCGGTCCGGGGGGCAGCCCCTTCCGCGTATAGGTGTTGTACGGGTCCTTGTTGCTGTTGATCTCGGACTCGCTGATGTGGATGTTGCTCTGGCCCTTCAGGTAATTGAACGTCGAGTCGAACTGGAGCAGCCTGTTGGTCTCCGTGTTCGTGGTCTTGAGACGGTTGTAGACCACCTCGGCCATCTTGCGGAAGTCGTCGTGCGTCTTGCCCTCGGCCTGGACGAGGCTCGCGACCGTGACGACCTGGAGCGGGTTCTGCAGGTTCAGTTCCTTGGCCTTGGCCGTGAGGTTGTACGCGGCGTACTTCTCCTTGGCCTGCGTCACCATCTGCTTCAGGATCGCCTCGGGCTTCATGCCCTTGGCGGCGGGGTAGGTCGCGGGGTAGAGGAATCCTTCCAGCGGATCCTTTATGTCCTTGCTGTCGTTCGCCCAGCTGGGAAGTCCGAAGGTCTTGTATTCCTTCTTGGCGATCTTTCCGGTGGTGCCGTCCGCGAGGTCGAGCTTCTTGTCGATCGCCTGATAGACAACGACGTTGCGCTGCCCAGGGGCGACGATCACGTTGTTCTGGCTCTTGGGATCGAGCATCAGCTTGACCGCGCTGGCAGCCGACATGCCCTTCCTCAGCACATACGCGCCCGCCTGGATGCTGTTCCCGTTGGGGTTGTTCTGCTGCGCGGACACGAAGGCGTCGATGCTCTTGACGACGCCGTTCTCCTTCAGCACCCGGGCGATCGCGAGGCCACCCGCGCCCTTGGGGATCTCGACCGTCACCTGGCCACTGCCTTCGCCCGCGAAGTCCGGAGCCGGGCCGAAACGATTTTGGTAGAACTGATACCCGAAATATCCGACACCGGCGATACCGCCGCCGAAGACCATGACCACGACCAGGCAGGCACAGCCACTGCGACGCTTCTTGCCCTTGTCGCCCTTGCCGCCGCGGCCCTTCCCGCTGCCGGCCTTCGGATCGTCGTCGTCGAGGTCGTCGTCGCCGCCGCCCGCGAAGAAGGCGTGTTCGCCCTGGTCGGGTCCCGGATCCCAGTCGATCTCCGGTTCGGGCTCGGCGCGGCGGCGGGCGGGCGGCTCCGGCGGCGGATACGCGTCGGGAGTGCCGTAGAAGTCGGGCTGCTCACCGGTGTACCCGGCGGCCTGGTTCCCGTACGGGTCGTTCGGGTCGGCGGCGTAGGTGACCTGGTGCTGCGCCCCGTTGTCCCAGCCACCGTCGTGGTACTGCTGCTGGTTCTGCCCGTTGTACTGCTGCTGACCCTGATCGACGTACTGCTGCTGCTCCTGGCCGGGGTACTGCTGCGGGTACCGCTGCTGCCCCTGACCGTGGAAGTGCTGCCGGCCCTGGTCGTGATACTGCTGGCCGCCCTGGCTCTCGTACTGCTGCTGGTTCTGGGCGCCGTACTGCTGCTCCTGGCCGTAGCCGCCCTGCTGGTCGGGGCTCCACTCACCGTACTGGGACTGCTGGTGCTGCGGCTGCTGCGGGTAGTGCTGCGGCTGGCCGCCGTAGGGGGACTGGCCGTCGGCGGCCTGCCCTCCCCATCCGCCGTCCCCGTACAACGGGTCCTCCGGATTCCACGGTTCGGAGCCTGCGCCCCGGCCATACTCAGTCATCGATCCCCTAGAGCCGCGAGGCGGTGGCTGCTGCCGCTGGTGGCTCGGCTCCCGTCCGCCTCTTCGCTGTGCGGTAGCTGTTCGAACACCACCACATCGCGCGGAACGTTACCGTATCGCGATCAGATGACCACTTCGACGCCCTCACCCGGTGCCTTCCCTGACGCCCGTTCGGACTCCAGAGCCTGCTGCAGGATGATGACGGCGGCTGCCTGATCGATGACAGACCTGCCCTTTTTGGACTTCACGCCCGACGCGCGTAGACCCTGACTGGCCGTCACTGTGGTCATCCTCTCGTCGAGGAGCCGGACGCCGACGGGCGCGATCGCCCGGGCCAGCTCCTGGGCGAAGGCGCGCACCTTCACGGCGGCGGGACCCTCGCCCCCCTTGAGGGAGCGAGGGAGCCCGACGACGACCTCGATCGGCTCGTACTCCTCGACAAGTTGCTTCAACCGGCGCTGAGCGGCCGGGACATCGCGCCCCGGCACGGTCTCGACCGGAGTCGCGAGGATCCCGTCGGGGTCGCACGAGGCGACCCCGATCCGGGCGTCCCCGACGTCGATCGCGAGCCGGCGGCCGCGGCGCATGCCCCGGCCGTCCCCGCTCCGCTGCTGATCGTCCGTGCTCACTTGGCCGTCTCGGCGACGAGCCGCTCGACCGCGTCGACGGCCTCGCCGATGGCGGCCGGGTTCTGGCCGCCGCCCTGGGCGACGTCCGGCTTGCCGCCACCGCCGCCGCCGAGGGTCTTGGCGGCCGTACGGACCAGGTCACCGGCCTTGAGGCCACGCTCGCGGGCGGCCTCGTTGGTGGCGATGACCGTGAGTGGCTTGCCGCCGGCGGTGGTGAACAGGGCCACGACGGCGGCCCGTCCGCCCTGGATGCGGCCGCGCACGTCGAGGACCAGCTTGCGCAGGTCGTCGGCGCTCGTGCCGTCCGGGACCTGGCCGGTGACCAGCGCCACACCGCGGACGTCCTTGGCGGACTCCACGAGACCGGCGGCGGCCTGCAGGACCTTCTCCGCGCGGAACTTCTCGATCTCCTTCTCGGCGTCCTTCAGCTTGCCGAGCATGGCGGAGACCTTCTCCGGGAGCTCCTCGGGGCGGCCCTTGATCAGCTCCTGGATCTGGGCGACGACCGTGTGCTCGCGGGCGAGGAAGTTGTAGGCGTCGACGCCCACCAGGGCCTCGATACGCCGTACGCCGGAGCCGATCGAGGACTCGCCGAGCAACTTGACCAGGCCGAGCTGGGAGGTGTTGTGCACATGCGTGCCGCCGCACAGCTCCTTGGAGAAGTCGCCGATGGTCACGACGCGGACGCGCTCGCCGTACTTCTCGCCGAACTCGGCGATGGCGCCCTGCTTCTTGGCCTCGTCGAGGCTCAGGATCTCGGCGTGCACGTCCAGGTCACGGGCGAGCACCTCGTTGATCTTCTGCTCGACGTCGGTCATGACGGCCGTCGGAACGGCCGAGGGGGAACCGAAGTCGAAGCGGAAGCGGCCGGGCTGGTTCTCGGAACCGGCCTGGGCGGCCGTCGGACCGAGGGCGTCGCGCAGGGCCTGGTGGGTGAGGTGCGTGGCCGAGTGGGCGCGGGCGATGGCCGTCCGGCGACGGGAGTCGATGGTGGCCTGGGCCTGGGCACCGACGGTGACCTCGCCGACCTGGACGACGCCCTTGTGGACGTACACACCGGGGACGGGCTTCTGGCAGTCGCGGATCTCGATGACGGCACCGGTGTCGACCTTGATGCGGCCGGTGTCACCGATCTGACCGCCGCCCTCGGCGTAGAACGGGGTGCGGTCGAGGACGATCTCGACCTCGTCGCCCTCGGTGGCGGCGGGCGAGGAGACACCGTCGACCAGGATGCCGACGATCCGCGACTCGCCGTCGGTCCGGTCGTAGCCGATGAACTCGGTCTCACCGGCGGCGTCGGCGATCTGACGGTAGGCGCCGAGGTCGGCGTGGCCCGTCTTCTTGG
This portion of the Streptomyces mirabilis genome encodes:
- a CDS encoding Pro-rich N-terminal domain-containing protein produces the protein MQHAVGAPLPPPHQPGQGPAADGWSPTAQHPGHPGGPAGPAPTSPPAPGFTGPPPGHPAPPSHLPHPAPPQHAPAAPIPDTTGHVQLPPGGPVAMPSAPGAPDPAATTLAVLLIGPAGAGKTSVAKYWADHRRVPTAHISLDDVREWVRSGFADPQSGWNDHSEAQYRLARRTCGFAARNFLANGISCILDDAVFPDRPVVGLGGWKRHVGPGLLPVVLLPGLEIVLERNAERSGNRRLTDEEVARIHGRMAGWYGSGLPIIDNSQLDVPSTARVLDEVLARSIASPPQW
- the aroB gene encoding 3-dehydroquinate synthase; translation: MSEAVTRIQVGGTAGTDPYEVLVGRQLLGELGALIGDRAQRVAIIHPEALAETGDALRADLAGQGFEAVAIQVPNAEEAKTAEVAAYCWKALGQSGFTRTDVIVGVGGGATTDLAGFVAATWLRGVRWIAVPTTVLGMVDAAVGGKTGINTAEGKNLVGSFHPPAGVLCDLASLDSLPVNDFVSGLAEIIKAGFIADPVILELIESDPEAARTPAGPHTAELIERSIKVKAEVVSGDLKESGLREILNYGHTLAHAIEKNERYKWRHGAAVSVGMHFAAELGRLAGRLDDATADRHRTILESVGLPLSYRYDQWPKLLENMKVDKKSRGNLLRFIVLDGLAKPTVLEGPDPAVLLAAYGEVGE
- a CDS encoding shikimate kinase gives rise to the protein MTAGPLVVLVGPMGVGKSTVGALVAARLGCAYRDTDDDIVAEQGRTIADIFVDEGEPAFRAIEKSAVRKALAEHEGVLALGGGSILDADTRALLAGHRVVYLSMDVEEAVQRTGLNAARPLLAVNPRRQWRELMEARRHLYTEVARAVVPTDGRTPEEVAQAVLDALELKEA
- the aroC gene encoding chorismate synthase; translated protein: MSRLRWLTAGESHGPALVATLEGLPAGVPITTEMVADHLARRRLGYGRGARMKFERDEVTFLGGVRHGLTLGSPVAVMVGNTEWPKWEQVMAADPVDPSVLAEVARNAPLTRPRPGHADLAGMQKYGFDEARPILERASARETAARVALGAVARSYLKETAGIEIVSHVVELAAAKAPYGVYPKPSDVEKLDADPVRCLDADTSKAMVAEIDQAHKDGDTLGGVVEVLAYGVPVGLGSHVHWDRRLDARLAAALMGIQAIKGVEVGDGFELARVPGSKAHDEIVHTEDGIRRTSGRSGGTEGGLTTGELLRVRAAMKPIATVPRALATIDVATGEAAKAHHQRSDVCAVPAAGIVAEAMVALVLADAVAEKFGGDSVPETRRNVESYLENLVVR
- a CDS encoding shikimate dehydrogenase, yielding MRARATDARRAAVLGSPIAHSLSPVLHRTAYRELGLGDWSYDRFEIDEAALPGFFGDLGPEWAGLSLTMPLKRAVIPLLDEVSETAASVEAVNTVVFTEDGRRVGDNTDIPGMVAALRERGIEQVDSAAILGAGATASSALAALARICTGEVVAYVRSAERAAEMRQWGERLDVEVRTQDWAHAAQALRAPLVIATTPAGTTDALSAAVPERPATLFDVLYDPWPTDLAARWSGYGGAVVSGLDLLVHQAVLQVERMTGLAPAPLDAMRKAGELALASR
- the mltG gene encoding endolytic transglycosylase MltG — translated: MTEYGRGAGSEPWNPEDPLYGDGGWGGQAADGQSPYGGQPQHYPQQPQHQQSQYGEWSPDQQGGYGQEQQYGAQNQQQYESQGGQQYHDQGRQHFHGQGQQRYPQQYPGQEQQQYVDQGQQQYNGQNQQQYHDGGWDNGAQHQVTYAADPNDPYGNQAAGYTGEQPDFYGTPDAYPPPEPPARRRAEPEPEIDWDPGPDQGEHAFFAGGGDDDLDDDDPKAGSGKGRGGKGDKGKKRRSGCACLVVVMVFGGGIAGVGYFGYQFYQNRFGPAPDFAGEGSGQVTVEIPKGAGGLAIARVLKENGVVKSIDAFVSAQQNNPNGNSIQAGAYVLRKGMSAASAVKLMLDPKSQNNVIVAPGQRNVVVYQAIDKKLDLADGTTGKIAKKEYKTFGLPSWANDSKDIKDPLEGFLYPATYPAAKGMKPEAILKQMVTQAKEKYAAYNLTAKAKELNLQNPLQVVTVASLVQAEGKTHDDFRKMAEVVYNRLKTTNTETNRLLQFDSTFNYLKGQSNIHISESEINSNKDPYNTYTRKGLPPGPIGNPGDDAIKATLNPTSDGWVYFVATDGQSNTEFAKTYAEFQKLKDKFNESSGN
- the ruvX gene encoding Holliday junction resolvase RuvX, giving the protein MRRGRRLAIDVGDARIGVASCDPDGILATPVETVPGRDVPAAQRRLKQLVEEYEPIEVVVGLPRSLKGGEGPAAVKVRAFAQELARAIAPVGVRLLDERMTTVTASQGLRASGVKSKKGRSVIDQAAAVIILQQALESERASGKAPGEGVEVVI
- the alaS gene encoding alanine--tRNA ligase, which encodes MESAEIRRRWLSFYEERGHTVVPSASLIADDPTLLLVPAGMVPFKPYFLGEVKPPWSRATSVQKCVRTPDIEEVGKTTRHGTFFQMCGNFSFGDYFKEGAITYAWELLTSPQDKGGYGLDPERLWITVYLDDDEAESIWRDKIGVPAERIQRLGKKDNYWSMGVPGPCGPCSEINYDRGPEFGVEGGPAVNDERYVEIWNLVFMQYERGEGTSKEDFEILGELPSKNIDTGLGMERLAMILQGVQNMYEIDTSMAVIKQATELTGVEYGAAHDSDVSLRVVTDHMRTSVMLIGDGVSPGNEGRGYVLRRIMRRAIRNMRLLGATGPVVKDLIDVVIEMMGQQYPELVTDRQRIETVALAEEAAFLKTLKAGTNILDTAITDTKESGGTVLAGDKAFLLHDTWGFPIDLTLEMAAEQGLSVDEDGFRRLMKEQRDKAKADAQAKKTGHADLGAYRQIADAAGETEFIGYDRTDGESRIVGILVDGVSSPAATEGDEVEIVLDRTPFYAEGGGQIGDTGRIKVDTGAVIEIRDCQKPVPGVYVHKGVVQVGEVTVGAQAQATIDSRRRTAIARAHSATHLTHQALRDALGPTAAQAGSENQPGRFRFDFGSPSAVPTAVMTDVEQKINEVLARDLDVHAEILSLDEAKKQGAIAEFGEKYGERVRVVTIGDFSKELCGGTHVHNTSQLGLVKLLGESSIGSGVRRIEALVGVDAYNFLAREHTVVAQIQELIKGRPEELPEKVSAMLGKLKDAEKEIEKFRAEKVLQAAAGLVESAKDVRGVALVTGQVPDGTSADDLRKLVLDVRGRIQGGRAAVVALFTTAGGKPLTVIATNEAARERGLKAGDLVRTAAKTLGGGGGGKPDVAQGGGQNPAAIGEAVDAVERLVAETAK